One segment of Ketobacter sp. MCCC 1A13808 DNA contains the following:
- a CDS encoding glycerophosphodiester phosphodiesterase family protein: protein MLPGSRFFVAMLLATLPFGASANSDHHNSSAQSHKQSHKQPHYDWSDKWSDKHKNKRKRDAVQLGPRPTYLVNDMDAGTLKTALKQCENRSFYKTDFSIGHRGAPLQFPEHTKESYEAAASMGAGIIECDVTFTKDKQLVCRHSQCDLHTTTNILAIPELASKCSAPFTPADAVAGTPATATCCTSDITLQEFKSLCGKMDASNPNGTTPEEYMDGTAAWRTDLYSTCGTVLSHAESIQLIKGLGAKFTPELKSPSVSMPFDGDYSQADYAQQMIDEYKAAGINPKQVWPQSFDFDDVLYWIENEPRFGKQAVFLDETIDDDSLAYMESLKRQGVQIVAPPIWALLTLDSENRIVPSDYAINAKAAGLDIITWSLERAGPLATGGGWYHQTITDAISKDGDTLIVLDVLAKDVGVMGVFSDWPATTTYYANCMNL, encoded by the coding sequence ATGCTGCCCGGCTCGCGATTTTTCGTGGCAATGCTATTGGCGACACTGCCATTTGGCGCCAGTGCAAACAGTGACCACCACAACTCATCGGCTCAATCTCATAAGCAATCTCACAAACAACCCCATTACGACTGGTCCGACAAGTGGTCCGACAAACATAAAAACAAACGTAAACGTGACGCGGTACAATTAGGTCCACGCCCCACCTATTTAGTCAACGACATGGATGCGGGCACCTTGAAAACAGCCCTCAAACAATGTGAAAACCGTTCTTTTTATAAAACCGATTTTTCGATCGGTCATCGCGGGGCACCGCTGCAATTCCCGGAACACACTAAAGAGTCCTATGAAGCGGCCGCCAGCATGGGAGCGGGTATTATCGAGTGCGACGTCACTTTCACCAAAGACAAACAACTGGTATGCCGGCATTCCCAATGTGATCTGCACACCACCACCAACATTCTGGCTATTCCTGAACTGGCCAGCAAGTGCTCGGCACCCTTTACTCCGGCAGATGCAGTAGCCGGTACACCGGCAACGGCTACCTGCTGCACCAGCGATATCACTTTGCAAGAGTTCAAGTCCCTGTGCGGTAAAATGGATGCCTCCAACCCGAATGGCACTACGCCTGAAGAGTATATGGATGGCACAGCAGCCTGGAGAACCGACCTTTACTCAACGTGCGGTACCGTGCTTTCTCATGCGGAAAGCATTCAGCTGATCAAGGGACTGGGAGCGAAGTTTACACCGGAGTTAAAATCTCCCAGCGTCAGCATGCCATTCGACGGTGACTACAGCCAAGCGGACTATGCACAGCAAATGATTGATGAATACAAAGCAGCAGGCATTAACCCCAAACAGGTCTGGCCGCAATCGTTTGACTTTGACGACGTACTTTACTGGATCGAAAACGAACCCCGCTTTGGCAAGCAGGCGGTATTTCTGGATGAAACCATTGATGACGACAGCCTGGCTTATATGGAAAGTCTGAAAAGACAAGGCGTGCAAATCGTCGCACCGCCAATTTGGGCATTGCTAACCCTGGATTCCGAGAACAGGATTGTGCCATCGGACTACGCTATAAACGCGAAAGCCGCCGGGCTGGACATTATTACCTGGTCCCTGGAACGTGCCGGCCCATTGGCAACCGGCGGCGGCTGGTATCACCAAACCATTACCGATGCGATCAGCAAAGACGGCGATACCCTGATTGTACTGGATGTCCTGGCGAAGGATGTGGGTGTGATGGGTGTGTTCAGTGACTGGCCAGCTACCACCACCTATTACGCAAATTGCATGAATCTATAA
- a CDS encoding NUDIX hydrolase, translating to MLLKVMIFAGVCTTSGCSSTPAPQCNQALQDESEGNAGCLIVRGNDVLMVQQSLTGNWSIPGGTAEEGERSVCTAARETYEETGLKVKVVKKINLLDKRFHLYHCVEEELMLNQTPSINELIPVDTIEIRSAQWQSPQQRENLDWRFPDQKKLINQLVDQLNDAH from the coding sequence ATGCTTCTGAAAGTAATGATATTCGCCGGTGTATGCACCACCTCAGGCTGCTCGAGTACACCCGCTCCCCAATGTAATCAAGCGTTGCAGGATGAGTCTGAAGGCAATGCCGGATGTCTCATCGTACGTGGGAACGATGTATTAATGGTGCAACAGAGCCTGACAGGAAACTGGTCGATTCCGGGGGGCACAGCGGAAGAGGGCGAACGTTCCGTTTGCACCGCCGCCAGAGAAACCTACGAAGAAACCGGGCTAAAGGTCAAGGTGGTTAAAAAAATCAATTTGTTGGACAAACGTTTTCATTTATACCATTGCGTAGAAGAAGAACTGATGTTGAATCAAACGCCTTCGATCAATGAATTGATACCGGTGGATACCATCGAAATCCGCAGTGCGCAGTGGCAATCACCACAACAGCGCGAGAATTTAGATTGGCGTTTTCCGGATCAAAAAAAGCTGATCAACCAATTGGTTGACCAGCTCAATGATGCACACTAA
- a CDS encoding tetratricopeptide repeat protein translates to MWIEPDHREHHHRSRERARLGIKIAVLLGGLSCCGQHATLQAEQYRSKLLLQPGQSLGEASELSIEQMEAELDSMQDSYSRASAGMKLAQHYVQQKQYDKAIRFYQQALAEEGLSPLVNQRLYKEWASVYLIMKDGQNALKLLKQWMSLDKTEDQDVALMFAQASYLSGDYLLTARALDRTMQLAPRISLDFHRPVLALSFSIGDFSRAQTLLKAFIELQPDEPENWFRLASVYLKQEKTSEALAILTLANSKGVVFGEQNLLLYSSLLATEKNPFKAALVLQQGLENGLVNANGKHYRLLFEYWYQAQETDRAMAALKLAADVSGDTELYLFYAQLLMQQERWQEMNQVVKQACQSRIAPSLAGKANLLLGISELKSGRTRQAREAFNRATLIGGENAKAGEWLRYMANAAGEEVSEAYVAPGAKGPCLASSD, encoded by the coding sequence ATGTGGATTGAGCCGGACCACCGTGAACACCACCACCGGTCCCGGGAGCGGGCTCGGTTGGGGATTAAAATTGCGGTGCTACTGGGCGGGCTGAGTTGCTGTGGCCAGCATGCTACCCTGCAGGCAGAGCAATACCGCAGTAAGTTGTTGTTGCAACCGGGACAGTCCCTGGGCGAAGCCAGTGAACTGTCCATAGAACAGATGGAAGCTGAACTCGATTCCATGCAGGATAGTTATTCCCGCGCCAGCGCAGGAATGAAGCTGGCACAACATTACGTTCAGCAAAAGCAGTACGACAAGGCTATTCGCTTTTACCAACAAGCCTTGGCGGAAGAGGGGCTCTCGCCATTGGTGAACCAGCGCCTGTATAAAGAGTGGGCGTCGGTTTATTTAATTATGAAGGATGGCCAGAATGCTCTGAAGTTACTGAAACAGTGGATGAGCCTGGATAAAACGGAAGACCAGGATGTGGCGTTGATGTTCGCACAGGCCAGTTATCTTAGCGGAGACTATCTGCTGACCGCGCGGGCATTGGATCGCACTATGCAGTTGGCTCCCCGCATATCACTGGATTTTCACCGGCCGGTATTGGCACTCTCTTTTTCAATTGGTGACTTTTCCCGGGCGCAAACGTTGCTAAAAGCGTTTATCGAGTTGCAACCCGATGAACCCGAAAATTGGTTTCGGTTAGCCTCTGTTTATCTCAAACAGGAAAAGACCAGCGAAGCATTAGCGATACTCACTCTGGCGAACTCGAAGGGGGTGGTCTTCGGTGAGCAGAATTTGTTGCTGTACAGCAGTCTTTTGGCAACTGAAAAAAATCCGTTTAAAGCGGCCCTGGTTTTGCAGCAAGGGCTCGAAAATGGGCTCGTCAACGCCAATGGCAAGCATTACCGCTTGCTGTTTGAATACTGGTACCAAGCCCAGGAAACCGATCGCGCTATGGCGGCGCTTAAGTTGGCAGCGGATGTCTCTGGTGACACGGAGCTGTATTTATTCTATGCCCAGTTGCTGATGCAGCAGGAGCGGTGGCAGGAAATGAACCAGGTAGTGAAGCAAGCCTGTCAAAGCCGGATAGCGCCTTCTCTGGCGGGGAAAGCCAATCTGTTGCTGGGCATCAGCGAATTAAAATCCGGCCGGACTCGGCAAGCCCGTGAGGCTTTTAACCGCGCCACCTTGATCGGTGGAGAAAACGCAAAGGCAGGGGAGTGGCTAAGATACATGGCTAACGCGGCCGGCGAGGAAGTATCTGAAGCGTACGTTGCACCTGGTGCGAAAGGGCCTTGCCTGGCGTCATCGGATTAG
- a CDS encoding TonB family protein: MRWIASIGIAAGLSVALFLFMISLITTDQVRDTVDQVITQLSFVEPPPPEPETPEPPPPQEQADPEPEQPATETLSVVSPPTSPRLNQHVADSPLPPADWAPDLNISAAGAGWAGQVGGLSLNEGEEGKGYVEVIPLATRRPNIPEIAWQNKIDGWVLVAFTLKTDGHTKNIRVMDSHPRGIYEETVIKAVQGWLYDINSMKTKGEIILTQRIELNWKHYPENYPYVD; this comes from the coding sequence ATGCGCTGGATTGCGAGTATCGGTATTGCGGCAGGGCTATCCGTCGCCTTGTTTCTGTTTATGATTTCTTTGATCACAACGGATCAGGTGCGGGATACCGTGGATCAGGTTATTACACAGCTGAGTTTTGTTGAGCCGCCCCCGCCTGAGCCGGAAACACCAGAGCCGCCTCCGCCGCAGGAGCAGGCTGACCCTGAACCGGAGCAACCGGCGACGGAAACGCTCTCTGTCGTTAGTCCGCCAACCTCGCCACGACTCAATCAGCACGTCGCTGACAGTCCGCTACCACCTGCGGATTGGGCACCGGATTTGAATATTTCTGCTGCTGGAGCAGGGTGGGCCGGCCAGGTCGGAGGATTAAGCCTCAATGAAGGCGAGGAGGGAAAAGGTTATGTCGAGGTGATTCCCCTGGCCACACGCCGGCCCAATATTCCGGAAATTGCCTGGCAGAATAAAATCGATGGTTGGGTACTGGTCGCCTTTACTCTGAAGACAGACGGCCATACTAAAAATATCCGGGTGATGGATTCGCACCCTCGGGGCATCTATGAAGAAACGGTGATCAAAGCGGTTCAGGGTTGGCTTTATGATATTAATTCCATGAAAACAAAAGGCGAGATTATTCTCACTCAGCGCATCGAATTGAACTGGAAACATTACCCGGAAAATTATCCGTATGTGGATTGA
- a CDS encoding ExbD/TolR family protein, with protein sequence MPVRRHQAQSSESELDLTPMLDVVFIMLIFFIVTTSFVKESGISVNTPHAESAQRQESANIFVAINEAGDVWIDRRPIDVRALRATIARMHAENPQGTVVVQSDQKAATGILVQVLDQIRLAGIEKVAVAANQASASAGP encoded by the coding sequence ATGCCCGTCAGACGACATCAGGCACAGAGTTCGGAATCGGAATTAGATCTGACTCCCATGCTGGACGTGGTTTTTATTATGCTGATCTTTTTTATTGTAACGACTTCCTTTGTGAAAGAGTCCGGGATTTCGGTGAACACTCCCCATGCGGAATCGGCACAACGACAGGAAAGCGCTAACATTTTCGTGGCAATCAATGAAGCCGGTGATGTCTGGATCGATCGCAGGCCGATTGATGTGAGAGCCCTGCGGGCCACCATCGCGCGCATGCACGCGGAGAATCCTCAAGGTACTGTGGTGGTGCAATCGGATCAAAAAGCCGCGACCGGTATCCTGGTACAAGTGTTGGACCAGATTCGATTGGCGGGTATCGAAAAAGTCGCTGTAGCGGCTAACCAAGCCAGCGCGTCCGCGGGTCCATAA
- a CDS encoding MotA/TolQ/ExbB proton channel family protein, whose product MSMEWVSAIGDFAEQGGATIWVLLVVCMLQWALIVERILFYGFTFRRRELALLTAWRERCDHHSWRARKIRDQLVAQAGMELRSALPLLKTLIALCPLLGLLGTVTGMVSVFDVIAVTGTSDAQAMAQGVYRATIPTMAGLVVAISGIYFAAQLQRWADLRIARFNDGLSFSAEAK is encoded by the coding sequence ATGAGTATGGAATGGGTTTCCGCCATTGGTGATTTTGCTGAGCAAGGCGGGGCAACTATTTGGGTGTTATTGGTCGTGTGTATGTTGCAATGGGCACTTATAGTCGAACGTATTTTGTTTTACGGCTTTACTTTCCGTCGACGTGAGCTGGCTTTGCTCACCGCGTGGCGTGAACGTTGTGATCACCACTCCTGGCGCGCCAGAAAGATCCGCGACCAGCTTGTCGCACAGGCGGGTATGGAACTCAGATCTGCTTTGCCGTTGTTAAAAACATTAATTGCGCTGTGCCCGTTGTTGGGTTTGCTGGGTACGGTTACCGGTATGGTTTCGGTGTTTGATGTCATCGCCGTGACAGGCACCAGCGATGCGCAAGCGATGGCTCAAGGTGTCTATCGGGCGACTATTCCAACCATGGCCGGCCTGGTTGTGGCCATCAGCGGAATTTATTTTGCTGCTCAGTTGCAACGTTGGGCAGACTTACGGATCGCCCGTTTTAACGACGGTTTATCGTTCAGTGCGGAGGCGAAATAA
- a CDS encoding MotA/TolQ/ExbB proton channel family protein: protein MMKQVKFITLLSLIMAFQSVPLQAAQSKVASAQNLSELLSIIKQQRDAERKAAQQREQVFLRAKQEQSALLEQARKQHAATQQKLVPLKADIEANKKSLEALSEKVNAETQSLGDLNAAFNEFAGSFSASLRSSMVTPSLPERQAELNRLAAMQTFPAVADLESLWMLVQEEMIRGGEIVQYQANVVDVQGLAREHTILRVGTFTSFTGGQFLRYIPETEELLIPVRQPSQSMRKRALEFSQSPHQQSSMVIDPTQGSLLGMLSIEPDIAERIKQAGTIGLIIIALGAAGLLLTLWRVIYLLWVSGNVRRQMKKISDPSPGNPLGRVLLQAQQFSTRKEENLEFKLDEAVLVELPKLERGHNFIKLLAAVAPLLGLLGTVTGMILTFQSISLFGNGDPKLMAGGISQALMTTVLGLVAAIPLLFGHSFVSSLARNLIQRLDEQSAGMLAKSLEDKEH from the coding sequence ATGATGAAGCAGGTCAAATTCATTACATTGTTGTCTTTAATTATGGCTTTTCAGTCCGTTCCGCTGCAGGCCGCTCAAAGCAAGGTGGCGTCCGCACAAAATCTGTCTGAATTGCTTTCTATCATAAAACAACAGCGGGATGCTGAACGCAAAGCGGCACAACAGAGGGAACAGGTATTCTTACGTGCCAAACAAGAACAAAGCGCATTGTTGGAGCAGGCCCGCAAGCAACATGCAGCTACGCAACAAAAATTGGTGCCATTAAAAGCTGACATTGAGGCTAACAAGAAGTCCCTGGAGGCGCTGTCGGAAAAAGTGAATGCGGAAACCCAAAGTCTGGGTGACCTGAACGCCGCATTTAATGAGTTTGCCGGTAGTTTTTCCGCCAGCCTTCGCAGTTCAATGGTGACGCCTTCATTACCCGAGCGACAGGCTGAATTAAATCGCCTGGCCGCCATGCAGACGTTTCCCGCCGTTGCGGATCTGGAATCCCTCTGGATGCTGGTACAGGAAGAAATGATTCGTGGCGGAGAGATCGTACAGTATCAGGCGAATGTGGTGGACGTACAGGGGCTCGCTCGGGAACACACCATTCTGCGGGTGGGAACGTTCACCAGTTTTACTGGCGGACAGTTTTTGCGTTACATCCCGGAAACGGAGGAGCTATTGATACCGGTTCGACAGCCATCGCAGTCGATGCGAAAGCGGGCTTTGGAATTCAGTCAATCTCCGCATCAACAATCCAGCATGGTCATCGACCCTACCCAGGGAAGTTTGCTGGGTATGCTCAGTATCGAACCGGACATCGCCGAACGTATAAAACAGGCCGGGACTATCGGTCTGATTATAATCGCACTGGGTGCAGCCGGGTTGTTACTGACCTTATGGCGCGTAATTTACTTATTGTGGGTGTCTGGAAACGTGCGGCGGCAGATGAAAAAAATATCCGACCCAAGTCCGGGCAATCCATTGGGGCGGGTGCTACTGCAAGCGCAGCAGTTTTCCACCCGAAAGGAAGAAAACCTGGAATTCAAATTGGATGAAGCCGTCCTGGTTGAACTGCCGAAACTGGAGCGGGGCCATAACTTTATCAAACTGTTGGCTGCAGTAGCTCCGCTGTTGGGTTTGCTGGGTACGGTGACCGGTATGATCCTGACATTTCAATCCATTAGTTTATTCGGTAATGGTGATCCCAAACTGATGGCGGGCGGTATCTCCCAGGCGTTAATGACCACCGTGCTGGGGTTGGTGGCGGCCATTCCTTTATTATTTGGGCACAGTTTTGTCAGCTCGCTGGCACGCAATCTTATCCAGCGCTTGGATGAGCAAAGTGCCGGCATGTTGGCAAAAAGCCTTGAGGATAAGGAGCACTAG
- a CDS encoding DUF3450 domain-containing protein, with amino-acid sequence MSGLKSVAIIVSGVLWLGLGSWVVAQDRGTDTRRGGLAENINVAQDMQKQAANSQARVDKLSADTEKMLQEYKRLTTDASYQGQYESELISLQRQQQQEIHTLQQRLESIQYTQQRLNPLMRSMVETLEQFVVLDLPFHQQQRLDSVIGLREKVFSGGLLLADKFRLLMEAYQAELEYGNTLESYREQIQLGGQAITVQCLRIGRVALYYLTLDGAQAGTWDRQQRDWVTLPEAHIGEIKQGLKIAAGRIAPELLQLPLVQPGTGQ; translated from the coding sequence ATGAGCGGTTTGAAATCGGTAGCGATTATAGTCAGTGGTGTGTTGTGGTTGGGGCTGGGCTCGTGGGTGGTGGCGCAAGATCGTGGCACGGATACCCGCAGAGGAGGGTTAGCTGAGAATATAAACGTAGCGCAAGACATGCAGAAGCAAGCCGCTAATTCCCAGGCCCGGGTCGACAAATTGTCGGCCGATACGGAAAAAATGTTGCAGGAATATAAGAGGCTGACGACGGACGCCAGTTATCAGGGGCAGTATGAATCTGAGCTGATTTCGTTGCAACGGCAGCAGCAACAGGAGATTCACACTCTGCAGCAGCGCCTGGAATCCATTCAATATACCCAGCAGCGCCTCAATCCTCTCATGCGCAGCATGGTCGAAACGCTGGAGCAGTTTGTGGTTCTGGATCTACCGTTTCATCAACAACAACGCTTGGATTCGGTGATTGGTTTGCGCGAAAAGGTGTTTTCCGGCGGTTTGTTATTAGCGGATAAATTTCGTCTGTTAATGGAGGCGTATCAGGCGGAGCTGGAATACGGTAACACCCTCGAAAGTTATCGTGAGCAGATTCAGCTGGGTGGACAAGCGATAACGGTGCAGTGTCTGCGCATTGGTCGGGTGGCGTTGTACTACTTGACCCTGGACGGAGCGCAAGCGGGCACCTGGGATCGTCAGCAGCGGGATTGGGTCACCCTGCCGGAAGCGCACATTGGTGAAATCAAGCAGGGTCTCAAGATTGCCGCTGGCCGTATCGCCCCGGAATTGCTGCAGCTACCTTTGGTCCAGCCAGGGACGGGCCAATAA
- a CDS encoding lysophospholipid acyltransferase family protein — protein MQTSSSSVNNTEKQFLNLLYQPYKILFFLPFFFLSTIVLGSLVVVLATIGWPGLARKVPVFWARLNAFLLMSKVRVEGFSNIDPKQSYIVVANHQSHYDILALYGFLDMDFRWVMKQELRKIPFLGLAGVKLGHVFVDRSNIRRANQSIAQVKDQITNGTSILFFPEGTRSAGIDMLPFKRGAFKMATDLELPILPITINGSGRILPSKTLNILPGSVELIIHPPIPLDGRTDKELSPVAREVIESSLR, from the coding sequence TTGCAAACATCAAGCAGTAGCGTCAACAACACAGAAAAACAATTTCTAAACTTGCTGTACCAACCATACAAAATATTGTTTTTCCTACCTTTTTTCTTTCTCAGCACCATCGTCCTGGGCTCCCTTGTAGTGGTGCTGGCGACCATCGGCTGGCCTGGACTCGCGCGCAAAGTGCCGGTGTTCTGGGCCCGTCTCAATGCCTTTTTGCTAATGTCAAAAGTGCGGGTGGAGGGTTTCTCAAATATTGATCCCAAACAATCCTATATCGTCGTTGCCAACCATCAGAGCCACTATGATATTTTGGCCTTGTATGGCTTTCTGGATATGGATTTTCGCTGGGTTATGAAGCAGGAGCTACGCAAAATCCCTTTTCTGGGTCTGGCTGGTGTAAAACTGGGGCATGTGTTTGTAGACCGCAGTAATATACGCCGGGCCAACCAATCCATTGCGCAAGTAAAAGACCAGATCACCAACGGCACATCCATTTTATTTTTCCCGGAAGGAACCCGTAGTGCTGGAATAGACATGCTGCCGTTCAAGCGTGGCGCGTTCAAAATGGCAACCGACCTGGAGTTACCGATTCTGCCCATCACGATCAACGGTTCCGGCAGAATCCTGCCATCCAAAACACTGAATATATTACCCGGGAGTGTGGAGTTGATTATTCACCCTCCGATTCCACTTGATGGCCGCACGGATAAAGAGTTATCACCGGTGGCCCGGGAAGTCATTGAGTCCAGTCTGCGATAA
- a CDS encoding DUF4156 domain-containing protein has product MKTRITMALPIALLSLGLSACSWVDLDDAAKEIMVLKPEQTKHCEQIRKTTSQVLDKVWFMNRNKPKMAEELETLARNNAVEFGGNAVTPDSEIADGKQTFIILDCAHLR; this is encoded by the coding sequence ATGAAGACACGAATAACAATGGCTTTGCCGATTGCACTACTGAGTCTGGGATTGAGTGCTTGTAGCTGGGTAGACCTGGACGATGCGGCAAAAGAGATTATGGTTTTGAAGCCGGAGCAGACCAAACATTGCGAGCAAATTAGAAAAACCACCAGCCAGGTGTTGGACAAGGTGTGGTTTATGAACCGGAACAAGCCGAAAATGGCCGAGGAACTGGAAACCCTGGCTCGAAACAATGCTGTGGAGTTTGGTGGCAATGCGGTAACACCGGATTCAGAAATTGCAGATGGAAAGCAAACTTTTATTATTCTGGATTGCGCGCACTTGCGCTAG
- a CDS encoding OmpA family protein: MTSLKPLSIALFLGSASLLASGCSSNSVPLSEPVAQSAPTPPASPISISDSEPLAMSEYQADDSEDSKADLIANMEVNANDIDPILALDEPEESTPLALEDPVETSDEASAPTGHPGDTLFKFGFDKKELDESSVAKIEKHGEFLLQHPGVRITINGHADSQGDATYNEQLSLQRAQYVASILQEKGVKQEQIEIFSWGAADPRADAKHPRDNRRVELIYGDEYLAKTAF; encoded by the coding sequence ATGACATCACTTAAACCGCTTTCAATCGCCCTATTCCTCGGTTCTGCAAGCTTGCTTGCCAGTGGCTGCAGCAGCAACAGCGTTCCCCTTTCCGAACCCGTCGCTCAGAGCGCACCAACGCCGCCCGCTTCCCCGATATCAATATCGGATTCGGAGCCCCTGGCGATGAGCGAATACCAAGCGGACGACTCTGAGGATTCCAAAGCGGACCTGATTGCAAATATGGAGGTAAATGCCAACGACATTGACCCAATACTCGCGCTGGATGAACCTGAGGAATCCACCCCTCTTGCTCTAGAGGACCCGGTGGAAACATCGGATGAGGCCAGTGCCCCGACCGGGCATCCGGGAGACACCTTATTCAAATTTGGTTTTGACAAAAAAGAACTGGATGAAAGTAGCGTTGCAAAAATCGAAAAACACGGCGAGTTTTTGCTGCAGCATCCCGGTGTACGTATTACCATCAACGGCCACGCCGACAGTCAGGGCGATGCCACGTATAACGAACAGCTTTCCCTGCAGCGCGCTCAATACGTCGCCTCTATTTTGCAAGAAAAAGGTGTAAAACAAGAACAAATTGAAATATTCAGCTGGGGTGCAGCCGATCCTCGGGCCGATGCCAAACATCCTAGAGACAATCGTCGGGTTGAGCTTATCTACGGGGACGAATATCTGGCGAAAACCGCATTCTGA
- a CDS encoding family 16 glycosylhydrolase: protein MSNFFATLIMLFTSLFGGETGGSQPPENGSGDDVVVEDGNTQDGGATDPAPESGDDSGESGILPGYDQLVFNDEFDGSDLDRNLWCTRYVYGGGPSLQIPDDSCQPVTGAGTLDFLNDERQRYVDYNRSGESMHVVNEGALKLRATATRTNDSYAGYESAMIRSKANFKPDSSNSYFIVARVKLPNVVGTWPAFWINSDLDANGNGAWPPEIDIFEGALNGVEDTATMLHQAGIVKGQQTASGSTEITYQSDDFDATWKNYHSDSGSLRNRWLEVGIEWKAESVCYYVNGDKTMCENYRWVSNQGSSTPNAHILVNLAIGGQWAGRYGVGEEFLEHYSAQEVAEKGLSTSFPTEMAIDYIRVYKNN, encoded by the coding sequence ATGAGTAATTTTTTTGCGACTTTAATCATGCTGTTTACCTCCCTGTTCGGAGGGGAAACTGGGGGCAGTCAACCACCTGAGAATGGCAGCGGCGATGACGTTGTCGTTGAAGACGGCAACACACAAGACGGAGGCGCAACCGACCCAGCTCCCGAATCGGGTGACGATAGCGGAGAGTCAGGCATCCTTCCGGGCTATGATCAGTTGGTTTTCAATGATGAATTCGATGGATCGGATTTGGACCGTAACCTGTGGTGCACCCGCTATGTCTACGGCGGTGGGCCAAGTTTGCAGATCCCCGATGATTCCTGTCAGCCAGTGACGGGTGCAGGAACGCTGGATTTTTTGAACGATGAGCGTCAGCGTTATGTTGATTACAACCGCTCAGGTGAATCCATGCATGTAGTGAATGAGGGGGCGTTGAAATTGCGTGCAACTGCTACCCGTACCAATGATAGTTACGCCGGCTACGAATCTGCGATGATACGCAGTAAAGCCAACTTCAAGCCGGATAGTAGCAACAGCTACTTTATTGTTGCCCGCGTTAAGCTGCCGAATGTGGTTGGAACCTGGCCCGCTTTCTGGATTAATTCGGATTTGGATGCGAATGGAAATGGAGCCTGGCCTCCCGAAATCGATATTTTTGAAGGTGCTCTGAATGGCGTGGAAGACACCGCTACTATGTTGCATCAAGCGGGTATTGTGAAAGGGCAACAAACGGCGAGTGGCAGCACCGAAATCACCTACCAATCCGACGATTTCGATGCGACCTGGAAAAACTACCACTCAGACTCCGGTTCACTGCGAAATCGTTGGCTCGAAGTGGGTATCGAGTGGAAAGCAGAGTCGGTTTGCTACTATGTGAACGGTGATAAAACCATGTGTGAGAACTACCGCTGGGTAAGTAATCAGGGTAGTAGCACGCCAAATGCCCATATACTGGTGAACCTTGCCATCGGCGGTCAGTGGGCGGGTCGGTACGGCGTGGGTGAGGAGTTTTTGGAACATTATTCCGCGCAAGAGGTGGCGGAAAAGGGGTTGAGCACGTCTTTCCCCACAGAGATGGCCATTGATTACATCAGAGTGTACAAAAACAACTGA